In the genome of Hyalangium minutum, one region contains:
- a CDS encoding Ig-like domain-containing protein, with product PANGSRTNNNRPTYTGTAEPNSTVTVIVDGTSVGTVVADGSGNWSLPQPTALTDASHTVRATATDAAGNTSVSSATHTFIVDTTAPTAPVVTAPANGSRTNNNRPTYTGTAEPNSTVTVIVDGTSVGTVVADGSGNWSLPQPTALTDASHTVSATATDATGNTGPSSATHTFIVDTTAPAAPVVTAPANGSRTNNNRPTYTGTAEPNSTVTVIVDGTSVGTAVADGSGNWSFPQPTALTDASHTVRATATDAAGNTSVSSATHTFIVDTTAPAAPVVTAPANGTTLSDSTPTYTGTAEPNSTVTVIVDGTPVDTVVADGSGNWSFTPVVPLADGPHAVKATATDAVGNISLDSATNTFMVDTGGPAAPIITAPANGSITNDNTPTYTGTAEANSTVTVIVDGTSVGTAVADGSGNWSFTQPTPLADASHTVKARATDAVGNTGPESTANTFTVDTAAPAAPMVTAPANGSTTSDNTPTYAGTAEPNSTVTVIVDGTSVGTVVADGAGAWSFTQPTPLTDASHTVKATARDAAGNTSAESAANTFTVDTTAPAVPVVSTPANGSTLSDNTPTYTGTAEPNSTVTVIVDGTPVGTIPADGSGAWSFTPTAGLTNGPHTVKARATDAVGNVSPESNANTFTVDTDVPDAPVVLTPANGSITTNNRPTYSGTAEANSTVTVYVDGTSVGTTTANASGNWSLAQATALADGPHAVKATAMDPVGNTSPDSATNTFTVDTTAPAAPVVTAPAGGSTIADNTPAYTGTAEAGSTVTVIVDGTAVGTTIASATGAWSLTQATALADGPHTVKATATDAAGNTGPESATNTFTVDTTAPAAPVVTAPVDGSTIADNTPAYTGTAEPNSTVTVIVDGTPVGTIPADGSGAWSFTPTVGLPNGLHTVKATATDAVGNVSAESATHSFTVDATIPPAPVVLTPANGSVTNNTTPVISGTSEANATVTIYLGAQQLGTTTADASGNWTLTVPTPLAEGPYDVSATATNVLGNTSERSNTNRFTIDTTPPEAPVITTPVNNAVLGNKRPVISGTAEANSTVTVTLDGTVLGTATTSATGSWSLTPAADLAEGQHTAVATATDVAGNTSSPSNAVSFTIDTTPPDTTIVSGPESETQNRDATFDFSSNESGVTYECSIDGAAFTACSDPVTFEDVAEGPHTLEVRAKDSVGNVDPTPATASWTYTPPPSDWALLGNGVGCASTGSNPSSLAMMALGVLSVVLLRKRRQ from the coding sequence CCGGCCAACGGGTCGAGGACCAACAACAACAGGCCGACGTACACGGGCACGGCGGAGCCCAACAGCACGGTGACGGTGATTGTGGACGGCACCTCGGTGGGCACGGTGGTGGCGGACGGCTCGGGGAACTGGAGCTTGCCGCAGCCGACGGCGCTGACGGATGCCTCGCACACGGTGAGGGCCACCGCGACGGACGCGGCGGGGAACACCAGCGTGTCGTCGGCGACCCACACGTTCATCGTGGACACCACGGCTCCCACTGCGCCGGTGGTGACGGCCCCGGCCAACGGGTCGAGGACCAACAACAACAGGCCGACGTACACGGGCACGGCGGAGCCCAACAGCACGGTGACGGTGATCGTGGACGGCACCTCGGTGGGCACGGTGGTGGCGGACGGCTCAGGGAACTGGAGCTTGCCGCAGCCGACGGCACTGACGGATGCCTCGCACACGGTGAGCGCCACGGCGACGGACGCAACCGGTAACACCGGCCCGTCGTCGGCGACCCACACGTTCATCGTGGATACGACAGCTCCGGCTGCGCCGGTGGTGACGGCTCCGGCCAACGGGTCGAGGACCAACAACAACAGGCCGACGTACACGGGCACGGCGGAGCCCAACAGCACGGTGACGGTGATTGTGGACGGCACCTCGGTGGGCACGGCGGTGGCGGACGGCTCGGGGAACTGGAGCTTCCCTCAGCCGACGGCGCTGACGGATGCCTCACACACGGTGAGGGCCACGGCGACGGATGCGGCGGGTAACACCAGCGTGTCGTCGGCGACCCACACGTTCATCGTGGACACGACGGCTCCGGCCGCGCCGGTGGTGACGGCTCCGGCCAACGGGACGACCCTCAGCGACAGCACGCCGACGTACACGGGCACGGCGGAGCCCAACAGCACGGTGACGGTGATTGTGGACGGCACCCCGGTGGACACGGTGGTGGCGGATGGCTCGGGCAACTGGAGCTTTACGCCCGTGGTTCCGCTGGCGGATGGCCCTCACGCGGTGAAGGCCACGGCGACCGATGCGGTGGGCAATATCAGCCTCGACTCCGCCACCAACACGTTCATGGTCGATACGGGAGGCCCTGCGGCTCCGATTATCACCGCCCCGGCCAACGGTTCGATCACCAATGACAACACGCCGACGTACACGGGCACGGCCGAGGCCAACAGTACGGTCACGGTGATCGTGGATGGCACCTCGGTGGGCACGGCGGTGGCGGATGGCTCGGGGAACTGGAGCTTCACGCAGCCGACGCCGCTGGCGGATGCCTCGCACACGGTGAAGGCCAGGGCGACCGATGCCGTGGGGAACACCGGGCCCGAGTCCACCGCCAACACCTTCACGGTGGACACGGCGGCCCCGGCCGCGCCGATGGTGACGGCTCCGGCCAACGGCTCGACCACCAGCGACAACACGCCGACGTACGCGGGCACGGCCGAGCCCAACAGCACGGTGACGGTGATCGTGGACGGCACCTCGGTGGGCACGGTGGTGGCGGACGGCGCGGGGGCCTGGAGCTTCACGCAGCCGACGCCGCTGACGGATGCCTCGCACACGGTGAAGGCCACGGCGCGGGATGCTGCGGGTAACACCAGCGCGGAGTCCGCCGCCAACACCTTCACGGTGGACACCACGGCTCCGGCCGTGCCGGTGGTGAGCACCCCGGCCAACGGCTCGACCCTCAGCGACAATACGCCGACCTATACGGGCACGGCGGAGCCCAACAGCACCGTCACGGTCATCGTGGATGGCACGCCGGTGGGGACCATCCCGGCCGATGGCTCGGGCGCCTGGAGCTTCACGCCGACGGCGGGCCTGACGAATGGCCCGCACACGGTGAAGGCCAGGGCGACCGACGCGGTGGGCAACGTCAGCCCCGAGTCCAACGCCAATACCTTCACGGTGGACACGGACGTGCCCGATGCGCCGGTGGTGCTCACGCCGGCCAACGGCTCGATCACCACCAACAACAGGCCGACCTACAGCGGTACGGCCGAAGCCAACAGCACCGTCACCGTCTACGTGGACGGCACGTCGGTGGGTACCACGACGGCGAATGCGTCGGGGAACTGGAGCCTCGCGCAGGCCACGGCGCTGGCGGATGGCCCGCACGCGGTGAAGGCCACGGCCATGGATCCGGTGGGCAACACCAGCCCGGACTCCGCCACGAACACGTTCACGGTGGACACCACGGCTCCGGCCGCCCCGGTCGTCACGGCTCCGGCGGGCGGCTCGACGATCGCCGACAACACACCGGCCTATACGGGCACGGCCGAGGCAGGCAGCACTGTCACGGTGATCGTGGACGGCACGGCGGTGGGCACCACCATCGCCAGCGCCACTGGCGCCTGGAGCCTCACGCAGGCCACGGCGCTGGCGGATGGCCCGCACACGGTGAAGGCCACAGCCACCGATGCGGCGGGCAATACGGGCCCGGAGTCCGCCACGAACACCTTCACAGTGGACACCACGGCTCCGGCGGCTCCGGTCGTCACGGCTCCGGTGGATGGCTCGACGATCGCCGATAACACGCCGGCCTATACGGGCACGGCGGAGCCCAACAGCACCGTCACGGTCATCGTGGATGGCACGCCGGTGGGGACCATCCCGGCCGATGGCTCGGGCGCCTGGAGCTTCACTCCGACGGTGGGCCTGCCGAACGGACTCCATACGGTGAAGGCCACGGCGACGGACGCGGTGGGCAACGTCAGCGCCGAATCCGCCACCCACTCCTTCACGGTGGACGCCACGATTCCCCCCGCGCCCGTGGTCCTCACCCCGGCGAACGGCTCGGTGACGAACAACACCACGCCGGTCATCTCCGGCACCTCCGAGGCCAACGCCACGGTGACGATCTACCTGGGCGCGCAGCAGCTGGGCACCACGACGGCGGATGCCTCGGGCAACTGGACCCTCACGGTTCCCACGCCGCTGGCCGAGGGTCCGTACGACGTCAGCGCCACGGCCACCAACGTCCTGGGCAACACCAGCGAGCGCTCCAACACGAACCGCTTCACCATCGACACCACGCCGCCCGAGGCGCCGGTGATCACCACCCCGGTGAATAACGCGGTGCTGGGCAACAAGCGGCCGGTCATCTCCGGCACCGCCGAGGCCAACAGCACGGTGACGGTGACGCTCGATGGCACGGTGCTGGGCACTGCCACCACGAGCGCCACGGGGAGCTGGAGCCTCACGCCCGCAGCGGATCTGGCCGAGGGCCAGCACACGGCGGTGGCCACCGCCACGGACGTCGCGGGCAACACCAGCAGCCCGTCCAACGCGGTGAGCTTCACCATCGACACGACGCCGCCGGATACCACCATCGTCTCCGGCCCCGAGAGCGAGACCCAGAACCGGGACGCCACGTTCGACTTCAGCTCCAACGAGTCGGGCGTGACGTACGAGTGCAGCATCGATGGGGCTGCCTTCACGGCGTGCTCGGACCCGGTCACCTTCGAGGACGTGGCCGAGGGTCCGCACACCCTCGAGGTGCGCGCGAAGGACTCGGTGGGCAACGTGGATCCGACTCCGGCCACGGCCAGCTGGACGTACACCCCGCCGCCGTCCGACTGGGCGCTGCTGGGCAACGGCGTGGGCTGCGCCTCCACGGGCAGCAACCCCTCGTCGCTGGCGATGATGGCTCTGGGGGTGCTGTCGGTGGTGCTACTCCGGAAGCGTCGGCAGTAA